In a genomic window of Scyliorhinus torazame isolate Kashiwa2021f chromosome 5, sScyTor2.1, whole genome shotgun sequence:
- the LOC140422527 gene encoding uncharacterized protein, producing MEKPWKCSDCGKGYRVPSLLEAHRRSHTGERPFTCSQCKKGFTTLSSLRTHQQVHTGERPFICSQCGKRFTVLSSLQTHQRVHNGEKPFTCSQCGKRFTRLSSLRSHQRVHTGERPFTCSQCGRRFTRLSHLRTHQPIHTEERPFPCSQCGKGFTQLSSLRRHQRVHTGERPFTCSQCGKGFTELSSLRTHQRIHTGEKPYTCSQCGKGFTQLSSLRSHQRVHTGQRPFICSQCGKGYTRLSHLQTHQRIHSGERPFTCSVCGKGFTQLSNLRVHQRVHTGELPISCTD from the coding sequence aTGGAGAAGCCttggaaatgttcagactgtgggaagggatacagagtacCATCtctgctggaagctcatcggcgcagtcacactggggagaggccgttcacctgctctcagtgtaagaagggattcactacattatccagcctgcggacgcaccaacaggttcacactggggagagaccgttcatctgctctcagtgtgggaagagattcactgtgCTATCCAgcctgcaaacacaccagcgagttcacaatggggagaagccattcacctgctctcagtgtgggaagagattcactcggttatccagcttgcggagtcaccagcgagttcacactggggagaggccattcacctgctctcaatgtgggaggagattcactcggttatcccacctgcggacacaccagccaattcacactgaggagaggccgttcccctgctctcagtgtgggaagggattcactcagttatccagtctgcggagacatcagcgagttcacactggggagaggccgttcacctgctctcagtgtgggaagggattcactgagttatccagcttgaggacacaccagcgaattcacacgggggagaagccatacacctgctctcagtgtgggaagggatttactcagttatccagcctgcggtcacaccagcgggttcacactgggcagaggccatttatctgctctcagtgtgggaagggatacactcggttatcccacctgcagacacatcagcgaattcactctggggagaggccgttcacctgctctgtgtgtgggaagggattcactcagttatccaaccttcgagtacaccagcgagttcacaccggggagctgCCAATATCCTGCACTGATTAG